The Castanea sativa cultivar Marrone di Chiusa Pesio chromosome 4, ASM4071231v1 sequence GCTAAATAATTTCAATGCTATATGCAATCTGAAACATCAAGTATTTATgcaaaattagagaaaaaggAGGGGAGCTAAAATAGCACTAAAATACTGATAAATCTACAAAATTCCACGCACTATGAATTACCCAAATGCACTCAGACACGCACAAAAAAGCGTGTGTAACTCATCTATCACAGTCCACTTCAAAATTCCTAATTcctatgaaaatttttaaaatgggCACGCAATCTCTATGGAAAAGCAAGTATCCCAAACCGATCGCTATCGTtttcttgctttcttgttttgataaACTGTCactaaactaaaaaagaaagaagagaaagaactGGGAATTGGAACCTACATAACCAGTTGCTTGCCTACCAAGCAAATACCCATTAAAGAACacagcaaaaagaacaaaactttCAAACATAGAGCCTCGCCAATCCATAATTCCAAAGAATTCTCAAGTACCCATTAAAGCATTAAGCACAAAAACGAAAACTATTGAGGGGGAAACACAAATACCTCTTGATAACATAATGGCAAGGCTTGTAAAGCTTCTGTTTGGAATCAGAGAGAATATGGAGATGGCAAAAGCTGGTCAAAGGCATAGACTTCAACTTACACCCCACAAACGCACACCTCTGGTAGCTGCTGCTGATGTTTACTTCATTGCCTTCAAGATTGGCAAATTGGGCGTCTCTCTCTCCGTCAAATTCAGCcgtgtgttgttgttgttcgtTCAAGAAGGGGCTGAGACCATAGTCCCAGTAGTACTGTCTGAATTGGATCTTGAGTTGGTCCATGAGAGCCCAAAAGTGGACTCTGTAGCATTTGCAGAGCTGTTTGAGGTAGTGGGAGCGGCGGCGGAGGAGTTCTTGGCGTGTCAGGTGGGTGGCGCGTGTGAGGAAGAGGTGTTCTTGGGAAGGAGTGAGAGTGATGATAGGAGAATCTGTGGTGTCAGTGTGGGTGTTGGGGTTTGGGGGTTTGGGAGGTTTTGAAGAAGAATAGGGGTTTTGGTGCTTGGAAGCGGAAGCCATGGAGAAGAAGAATATGCtccgagagagaaagagagagtgaaattttctattgaaactatttcctatatataataaaggaaAAGTCTATGGTCTAAAGTCTAAACACCTATTTATAGAGTTTGGGATTTTCAAACTACACTCCTAGTTCAAGAGAGATCgggattttcaaattttatactttaaagttttaaattttgaattttatgcccctaaacttttttttttttcgtttgctttattacttcttttgttcatattttttccttttaagggtATGTTTAGGAATAACTTATCTAAGTTTTTTGctaaaaagttttaataaatttatgctagtactttgaaaaagtaagaaaaatatatataatttaataaaagtgtacataaaaactaaacttATTAGCTCAAGCTAAACATAAACTAAGTGTCATGTAAGCTTATTAATCATATTTAGTTcacctaataaaataatgtcaaatGATATGGCATTATTTTACTAGACACACTACACATGCATACCAACCTTATGTGGCATTTAATTAAAATGTGAAAGAAATAGCCACTAAtgcaaacaaaatataactttcaggcaataaaattcaaactctAAAATGTTATAGTGCAAAATTTAAGGGGGTATTTAGtaaagtagtttgagatgagatttttgtaatttgagatgggatttttgtaattttttgaaatacatgtgggtgaaaagtttgtaaaaatgtgtgtaatattgtttaaaatgtaaaaatatgagtttgGGATGAGGTACCAAACAGGTCCatcttaaaactttaaaaactaGTTTACACTTTAgccaaaaggaaatttttttttttttttttttttttttagttcagtAATTGGGTGGgaggtgaaattttttgtttttagcattagcggttgtttttattttgactctataactttaaaaaatatatattcttattaggtttgattttgtttcaaAGTTGTTTATattcattaataattttatggtccataatattttttttaactagttacaacaatatgaaaaaaaaaatatatatatatatatatatatatgactgtTCATATTCATGTGTTCTATAACATTTTAGAACTAGTACCTCATGACATAGACAAACATAAAGCACAATTAATGGTCAAATTATTAGTCTAAATGGATGACAagatcaacaatttgtaaataGAATCTTACCGTTCATATTCATGtgttctataaaattttagaactaGTATTTCATGAAATAGTTAAATATGAAGGACATTTAAAGGGCGGATCTGTCAATGCATGAATTTGAATTATGACAATGTGTATGTATATACTGCATGAGAATCTGTCAATGGATGAACTTCAAGTATGACAACATAAAATTTTCTTCCAAATAGAATAGAGAAATCTTCTTTAATCCAATATTTAAGAGTTCAATAGGCCAGTTACTAGTAATTTGAAtcttttagtatattttttatatataatgaatCATATAAACAAGTTAAGTGATCAAACTACACTTGGATATTCATTTGAGTTGTCTAATaagaattgaataaattttcctccaaattcatttataggaaaattttattcaaattaataaaccAAAGGACCTATTTAGtaagtgtaagtgcacaattgcacctggacccaagaacagttatgggctcaggcccaatgagccttaaacaatgaaaatttgtagagagtgggcttgaaacccaggttagaagtgagtgaagattaaatgacaaactaaagattgccagtattaggaaacagcaaagagtaatgtaaataggtctcctcggacgtaagccgagagctgttcttatattatctctctttctttgtcttttttctttttaggttacaaaaagttccgtcgtcatttctgttctaggtcctcccttaaatactcttcttcttaatactttatacacgtgttacccccaactcctcccttagtatagatatttcttttcttagtacctttgaacagtaactagaagtttcccttccactgttcaagtgtcatctccccattaatgcggccagggtggtaggtgcagggtctttaatgtggaggtagcagcctttgtctttgacatttcttcaacactggtgcttctggggcattcaagggttcaccccttttaaccattggtcttgaccgtgtcattccctaacctgtaccatgaagtcccgggttctctgatgtcagtccgagggtaagttcaccctcggctgggtcctcggaccctcggcgcatgggccgacccatagtattaacaacttccaaacccagggtcaggtcggccctccttaacacggcccaaaaggcccatgttcccatcaggatctttttaccccccacagtaagataatttaaatattgtatcatattttccttgttcaaaacatgattttgaaAACGGTTGAGATGATGTTTTTAAGATACATATAATGTTTTTAATGgcatagttgtaaataaattgaaaataatgaactccaaaaatttgtcaaaactcttttatctcttaaattgaAGCGcatattttaagtaaaaaaaaaaaaaaaattcttaagctTCAAATATTTTGAAGCTCatcattattataaaaataaattaaaaattaaaaaagtacacGAGTTATATTTCCTTAtcattattcaacaaaaaaaaaagtaattgataaGTTATAAGTTACAAAAGTATATAGATATAGTGATAAATCCAAAACAACACATCAATTATGCTAATatcaaaaatatttcattttaatgaacaaatcaaaaaaattcactagagcagaattgaaaatatatcatttcactgtacaaatcaaaaaaattcactagAGCAGAATTGACGACTTTGTTCAGATGCCATGATGATGGATTATCTGGTAACTCTAGAGTATCTTAAAATAAGGGAATATGGGATCTCCAGCATATGTGAAAAAGCGTGGATAATATATTAGCCAACAAGAGCAGCATTTTCCAACGTCTGGATTACCCAATAACAAACTCGTCAAGAATATTTGGAAAAAATCAGCAATCCTTTAACATGCCCTAGGGCAATCCGAATATTTGGAATAAATTGGATGCccccatcatttttttttaataaacgtATCCGTTTGTGGAATAATCGAAATGCATGTTACAAATCTCTCTCTTCTGCATTCCATGGACAATTTGGATGACTCAATACCACTTGTTATGGGAGCCAATGATAAAAAGCTCTTATGACTCATCACGCGTATGAGTTCGGAAGTTGTGGATTTAAGTAGTGACAATTGACAAGCCTCATTAGTGCCCAAACAGTCCTGCGCCATAACGCAATGCGAAAGTTTAAGTGGTGCGGGAGCACTGTGaaccccattttttttattcataaaaaaaagtaaaatgcaATGTTCACAAGCCCCATAAGctaaatttaaagaaatataaggaaaaaaattataacaaataattaaaacaaaagttCAAGAAGTAGAATGCATACCATAACCATAAGAAAATCTCAAATCGTTTCTTATCACAAATGCATaggaaaaaattataagaacCACAACCTAAATTTATGAACACAAGTAGACATCAAATTAGAATAATCAGAAACCATATGTCAATCTTCAAATCTTCTATTTCTATCCCACAAAT is a genomic window containing:
- the LOC142630763 gene encoding uncharacterized protein LOC142630763, producing the protein MASASKHQNPYSSSKPPKPPNPNTHTDTTDSPIITLTPSQEHLFLTRATHLTRQELLRRRSHYLKQLCKCYRVHFWALMDQLKIQFRQYYWDYGLSPFLNEQQQHTAEFDGERDAQFANLEGNEVNISSSYQRCAFVGCKLKSMPLTSFCHLHILSDSKQKLYKPCHYVIKSAQAGPITCGKPIMRSTVPSLCSIHLLKAQKNVTRALKKAGLNASTSSKFASNFHVIVAEYVRQIQAKRRTAKRASRSKVVVKEENAG